GCGACGAGCTTTTCAAGGGCAGTGACACCGATCTCATAATCATTGGTCAGTGCGGTGATGAAACGGTCTGTGGCAAGACGGGTGCTGCTCTGGCCGTCGAAGCATCCGACCGCGGCGGCAGGATACCGGGCGGCGATGCAGCGCGAGGCGCCGCGCGCCAGCTGCGGAGCGGTTGCGACGACCGCGTCGTATCGGCCGGTTGCCAGCAGTTCGGCGGCAAGCCGCTCTCCGTCGGCTTCCGTATAGTCGCTGTAACGGATCGCCTCCGGCGGAATCCGGACCCCGGCCCGGCGGATTCCGGCTTCGAGCTGCGGAATGATCGAGGTGTCCTCCTTCCCCGCCAGCCAGCAGAAGCTGCGGCGGCCCTTCTCACGCAGGTGCGAGACGATGCCGAAGGCGGAGTGCTCGTAATCGCTTGCGACGAACGAAAGCGAGGCGCTGCCTTCCGCTCCGGGCAGCGAAGTCAGGAAAATCCGCGGCCCGCTCAATGCGGCAAGTTCGTTCCAGTAGCGGTCGGAGCGGTGAACGCCCCAGATCAGAAGTCCGTCGAGAAAGCCCGACTGGAACAGCCCGGCATAGTGGTTGTTCTCCTGAAATTCCGGGCGGTTGAACAGCAGAAGCAGATTGTAGCCGGTCCGGCAGAGCGCCTTTTCGATGCCGGAGAGGATCTCGACGAAGTGTGTGTCGTTGAAGGCGTTGTGTCCCATCTCCTCCTGAGGCGGCACCAGCAGTCCGATGACATTGCTGCGGCGTTTGAAGAAACGCTGGGCGTTCACGTTCGGAACGTAATTCAGCGCCCGTGCCGCTTCGCGGATTCTCTCCTGCGTCTTTTCCGGAATCGGCAGTTCGCCGCTGCGGTGGTTCAGGACCCGCGACACGGTGCAGGTCGAAAGACCCACATGGCGGGCCAGTTCGCGGATGGTGCAGCTCTTTTTCGCAGGGTCGGGCATCAGGCTTCTCCGTCTGTTTAGATAACACGTTTATTGAACACGTTATTTATTATACCAAAAAAGAAGCGGAATGTCAAGAGCCCGGTGAATGATTTCCGGATTTTTTTCGTGAAAATGAAACGGGGGAACGGGGAAAGCGGAAACCTTCCCGCCGCTCCCCCGCGGATTTCAATTTTCTTCGGCCCACGCGATATGAAAGTCGCCCGTAACGTTTTCGAGCACATATTTCGGCCCGACACCGTCATATTCGAGCCGGGCTTTCAGCACGGATGGCTCAAGCACGGTCCGGTGCTGCTCCGGCGGATAGAAGCGGACCGAGTCGACGTGACCGGC
The Victivallis lenta DNA segment above includes these coding regions:
- a CDS encoding LacI family DNA-binding transcriptional regulator, which translates into the protein MPDPAKKSCTIRELARHVGLSTCTVSRVLNHRSGELPIPEKTQERIREAARALNYVPNVNAQRFFKRRSNVIGLLVPPQEEMGHNAFNDTHFVEILSGIEKALCRTGYNLLLLFNRPEFQENNHYAGLFQSGFLDGLLIWGVHRSDRYWNELAALSGPRIFLTSLPGAEGSASLSFVASDYEHSAFGIVSHLREKGRRSFCWLAGKEDTSIIPQLEAGIRRAGVRIPPEAIRYSDYTEADGERLAAELLATGRYDAVVATAPQLARGASRCIAARYPAAAVGCFDGQSSTRLATDRFITALTNDYEIGVTALEKLVARIEGGKEPVQLKIPVTFAFSETTGRAE